A region from the Corylus avellana chromosome ca7, CavTom2PMs-1.0 genome encodes:
- the LOC132188252 gene encoding protein TONNEAU 1a-like — protein sequence MDDYTREMMDLKTLVTRTLEKKGVLAKIRAELRASVFEAIEEEDRVIEKEDGLPPALLGSCNDRAKELHASPSGRLLTALVCEYLDWAQLNHTLKVYLPECNLQKDSWKAELKEFSSKNGYDLNRNVDSPLLLDVLQGFLKFENLSQARSSGRRLTTSEAESLSNLESRNTRRPSSSSVAGGLPPLGRPLPASQASDRRGGSSMSGYRKDDYNWRYDSEDIPEDVIRASAAMENLQLDRKARNLTTSWRHAGDGISEEDGRADHM from the exons ATGGACGACTACACGAGAGAGATGATGGACCTGAAGACCCTCGTCACTAGGACCCTCGAGAAGAAGGGCGTCCTCGCCAAGATCCGG GCTGAACTCAGAGCAAGTGTGTTTGAGGCAATTGAAGAGGAGGATCGGGTAATTGAAAAAGAAGATGGTTTGCCTCCTGCATTACTAGGTAGCTGCAACGATCGTGCAAAAGAgcttcatgcttccccctcag GAAGGCTGCTTACTGCTCTTGTATGTGAATACTTAGACTGGGCGCAACTAAATCACACACTAAAAGTGTATCTGCCCGAGTGTAATTTG CAAAAGGATTCTTGGAAAGCTGAGTTGAAAGAATTTAGTAGCAAGAATGGATATGATCTCAACAGAAATGTTGATAGTCCTTTGCTTTTGGATGTGCTTCAAGGATTCTTGAAGTTTGAG AATCTATCCCAAGCAAGGAGTTCTGGAAGAAGATTAACCACTTCAGAAGCTGAGTCCTTATCTAACTTAGAGTCCAGAAACACTCGGAGGCCTTCTTCATCTTCTGTTGCCGGGGGCTTACCCCCACTTGGGAG GCCTCTTCCTGCTTCCCAGGCATCTG ATCGTAGAGGAGGGTCCTCCATGTCTGGTTACAGGAAGGATGACTATAATTGGAGATATGACAGCGAAGATATCCCAGAGGATGTAATTCGAGCTTCAGCTGCCATGGAGAACCTTCAGTTGGATAGAAAAGCTCGAAATCTTACTACATCTTGGCG GCATGCTGGGGATGGAATCAGTGAGGAAGATGGCAGGGCAGACCATATGTAG
- the LOC132186966 gene encoding probable adenylate kinase 6, chloroplastic codes for MAVLHRLWRARARASTPISSIAASTIRTLSSCSVANSGADLEAPSLLAQNPLPLRHGPKDRNVQWVFLGCPGVGKGTYASRLSHLLGVPHIATGDLVRGELSSSGPLASQLAEIVNQGKLVSDEIIINLLSKRLEAGESGFILDGFPRTIRQAEILEGVTDIDLVVNLKLQEEALLAKCLGRRTCSECGGNYNIACIDIKGENGSPGLYMAPLLPPPHCESKLITRADDTEEVVKERLRIYHDVTQPLEEFYRSRGKLLEFDLPGGIPESWPKLLQALNLDHNDEQSAAA; via the exons ATGGCGGTGCTGCACCGCTTATGGAGGGCCAGAGCGAGAGCCTCGACGCCGATCTCCTCTATAGCCGCCTCCACTATCCGGACGCTCTCTTCTTGCTCTGTAGCAAATTCCGGAGCTGACCTCGAAGCGCCGTCTCTGCTCGCCCAGAACCCCCTCCCGCTCCGCCACGGCCCCAAGGACAGAAACGTCCAGTGGGTGTTCCTTGGCTGCCCCGGCGTCGGAAAGGGCACCTACGCTTCCCGCCTCTCCCACCTCCTCGGTGTCCCTCACATCGCCACCGGCGATCTCGTCCGCGGAGAGCTCTCCTCCTCCGGTCCCCTCGCTTCCCAG CTTGCAGAGATTGTGAACCAAGGGAAATTGGTTTCAGATGAGATTATAATAAATTTGTTGTCCAAGCGTCTTGAAGCTGGTGAATCTGGCTTCATTCTTGATGGTTTTCCTCGAACCATAAGGCAGGCG GAAATTCTAGAGGGGGTTACAGACATTGACTTGGTGGTCAACCTGAAGCTTCAGGAAGAGGCATTGCTTGCAAAGTGCCTTGGAAGAAGGACATGTAGTGAGTGTGGAGGAAACTACAATATTGCCTGTATTGACATAAAGGGTGAGAATGGAAGCCCTGGATTATACATGGCTCCACTTCTTCCCCCTCCACATTGCGAATCAAAACTCATCACTCGAGCTGATGATACCGAAGAAGTTGTTAAGGAACGGCTTCGTATATATCATGATGTG ACTCAACCCCTGGAAGAGTTCTACCGCAGTCGTGGGAAGTTGTTAGAATTTGATCTGCCAGGAGGGATCCCAGAATCCTGGCCAAAGCTGCTTCAAGCTCTGAATCTTGATCATAATGACGAGCAGTCTGCAGCAGCATGA
- the LOC132187007 gene encoding two-component response regulator-like PRR37, giving the protein MNKNCPVIKWLAESNPHVLDEHKEVRNGVLGEDQRLLEEDELQINEDGEDIDDGQMEGVQDNSQPKAVLQRLQQQPQGPLVRWERFLPVRSLEVLLVENDDSTRHVVSALLRNCGYEVTAVENGLQAWKILEDLTTHIDLVLSEVAMPWLSGIDLLSKIMSHKSLQNIPVIMMSSYDSMNIVFKCLSKGASDFLAKPIRKNELKNLWQHVWRKCHSSSDSRSESDAHTKKSTKLKCGEASDNTGSNHEDDIGSIGLNVMDGNDNGSGTQSSWTKRAIEVDSPKPMSLWEQLADHPDGTCAQVIHSRTEAFGNNWVPKITATECEGQDNELDLEIGVSRIPLQLEDLGAKGLLTNIAITDGQKISEMKSKKDDEKLQKGQVELNSVKPNGDLRNKVADLMGLTTNSTDPQIESVVCDIPNGISKVSDMKVKALFDNKETPYLELSLKRLRDVGDTGTSAHDRNILRHSELSAFSRYNSASITNQTPIRNDGSCSPLDNSTEAAKTESVQNSQSDSNGTRSNQASNGSSDNNDMGSTTNNVFAKQVAFSDMPVPKSTVKSLHPSSAFQPVQSGHISPPQPIIQGKTDAAIASMDLSQERHINQQVQVQHHHHYYHHHHHHVHDNMPQKQLANHDDLSLKQITTAAPHCGSSNLLSEPFEGNVGNHSLNGSAAGSNHGSNGQSGSTTDINAGGTNMESDNGVAGKGGASGVIGLASRSADDPNRSAQREAALNKFRQKRKERCFEKKVRYQSRKELAEQRPRVRGQFVRQKQKQGHELQTRLAPDSAYSIF; this is encoded by the exons ATGAATAAGAATTGTCCCGTAATCAAATGGTTGGCGGAATCAAATCCCCATGTGCTAGATGAGCACAAGGAAGTAAGGAATGGGGTTCTGGGTGAGGACCAAaggcttttggaagaagatGAGTTGCAGATTAATGAGGATGGGGAAGACATTGATGATGGGCAAATGGAAGGAGTCCAAGACAATTCACAGCCCAAGGCTGTCTTGCAGAGGTTGCAGCAACAGCCTCAAGGGCCTCTGGTTCGCTGGGAGAGGTTTCTACCTGTTAGGTCTCTCGAGGTTCTACTAGTGGAAAATGATGATTCGACTCGGCATGTTGTCAGTGCATTACTTCGGAATTGTGGCTATGAAG TTACAGCAGTAGAAAATGGTCTGCAAGCTTGGAAAATCTTAGAAGATCTTACCACTCATATTGATCTTGTTTTGAGTGAGGTAGCCATGCCTTGGCTATCAGGCATTGACCTTTTAAGCAAGATAATGAGCCACAAATCTCTCCAGAATATTCCTGTGATTA TGATGTCATCCTATGATTCTATGAATATAGTCTTTAAGTGCTTGTCGAAGGGTGCATCTGACTTTTTAGCAAAGCCTATTCGAAAGAATGAGCTTAAAAATCTTTGGCAGCATGTTTGGAGGAAATGCCACAGT TCTAGTGATAGTCGAAGTGAAAGTGAcgcacacacaaaaaaatccaCCAAGTTGAAATGTGGTGAAGCGTCAGACAATACTGGCAGCAATCATGAAGATGATATTGGAAGCATTGGTTTGAATGTTATGGATGGAAATGACAATGGAAGTGGCACTCAG AGCTCTTGGACAAAAAGGGCAATAGAAGTTGACAGCCCGAAGCCAATGTCACTATGGGAACAGTTAGCTGATCATCCTGATGGCACTTGTGCCCAGGTTATTCATTCAAGGACTGAAGCATTTGGCAACAACTGGGTGCCCAAGATCACGGCAACCGAGTGTGAAGGGCAGGATAATGAGCTTG ACTTGGAGATAGGAGTATCTAGAATTCCATTGCAGCTTGAAGACCTAGGTGCAAAGGGGTTATTGACGAACATAGCCATTACTGATGGGCAAAAAATTTCTGAaatgaaatcaaagaaagaTGATGAGAAGCTGCAGAAAGGACAGGTGGAGCTCAACAGTGTGAAACCAAATGGTGACTTGAGGAACAAAGTTGCTGATCTAATGGGTCTGACCACTAACAGTACAGATCCTCAGATAGAAAGTGTTGTTTGTGACATCCCAAATGGTATCTCCAAGGTATCTGACATGAAAGTTAAGGCTCTCTTTGACAATAAGGAAACGCCTTACCTCGAGCTCAGTTTGAAGAGGCTAAGAGATGTTGGAGATACTGGGACCAGTGCTCATGACCGAAATATTTTGAGACATTCAGAACTTTCAGCCTTCTCAAG GTATAATTCTGCTTCAATCACTAATCAGACTCCAATCAGGAATGATGGTAGCTGTTCTCCTCTTGATAATAGCACAGAGGCAGCAAAAACTGAATCAGTGCAAAATTCCCAATCTGACTCAAATGGCACACGTTCCAATCAGGCTTCTAATGGCAGTAGTGACAACAATGACATGGGCTCCACTACTAATAATGTTTTTGCCAAACAAGTGGCATTCAGTGACATGCCAGTGCCCAAATCTACAGTTAAAAGTCTCCATCCCTCCTCTGCATTCCAACCAGTGCAAAGTGGCCATATTTCTCCCCCTCAGCCTATAATACAAGGTAAGACTGATGCTGCAATAGCTAGCATGGATTTGTCACAAGAAAGACACATCAACCAGCAGGTCCAAGTGCAGCACCACCATCATTATTaccaccatcaccaccaccatGTGCATGATAACATGCCCCAGAAGCAGCTAGCCAACCATGATGATTTATCTTTGAAACAGATCACAACAGCAGCTCCACATTGTGGGTCATCAAATTTGTTAAGTGAACCTTTTGAAGGCAATGTTGGTAATCACAGTTTGAATGGAAGTGCTGCTGGAAGCAACCATGGGAGCAATGGGCAAAGTGGAAGCACCACAGATATAAATGCTGGAGGAACAAACATGGAAAGTGATAACGGGGTAGCCGGAAAAGGAGGAGCAAGTGGTGTAATTGGACTTGCAAGCAGGAGCGCAGATGATCCAAACCGTTCTGCACAAAGAGAGGCTGCTTTAAACAAATTCCGCcagaagaggaaagagagatgCTTTGAGAAGAAG GTCCGATACCAGAGCAGGAAGGAACTGGCTGAACAAAGACCACGTGTTCGAGGACAATTTGTccgacaaaaacaaaagcaaggACATGAATTGCAAACCCGACTTGCCCCTGATAGTGCATATTCAATCTTCTAG
- the LOC132187309 gene encoding elongator complex protein 6, translating into MNQRASNLLDEALGLVDDGSKAWPLSGRVVLVEDRVETSAAFVLHHLVKRALSPHSSNVVVFLALSQPFSHYDRVFRKLGCNLGAQSENNRFFFLDMLMSEFPDGDEGGLVALYGKIEKVVSSLLQENKKCITIVVDDLSLMEAAANGFSNYVLDFLHYCHTLTSAFGCTLVALNHEDIYLGMERPALILQLEYLADILMKAEPLATGLATDVHGQLTILNRGMWDGQGSSRNRICNFHFRVKENGVEYFSPGSRA; encoded by the exons ATGAATCAGCGAGCTTCGAACCTGCTGGACGAAGCCCTAGGGCTGGTGGACGACGGGTCCAAGGCTTGGCCGCTGAGCGGGCGAGTGGTGCTGGTTGAGGACCGCGTCGAGACCAGCGCCGCTTTCGTTCTCCACCACCTCGTCAAGCGCGCTCTATCCCCCCACTCCTCTAACGTCGTCGTCTTCCTCGCTCTCTCCCAACCCTTCTCTCACTACGATCGAGTCTTCAGAAAACTC GGTTGCAACTTAGGTGCCCAAAGTGAGAATAATAGATTCTTTTTCCTTGACATGCTTATGTCAGAGTTTCCAG ATGGAGATGAAGGTGGGCTTGTTGCTTTGTATGGGAAAATTGAAAAAGTGGTCAGTTCCTTAttacaagaaaacaagaagtGTATTACCATTGTTGTAGATGATCTCTCTCTTATGGAGGCAGCGGCTAATGGCTTTTCAAATTATGTCTTAGACTTTCTGCATTACTGCCACACATTAACATCAGCGTTT GGTTGTACATTAGTTGCCCTTAACCATGAGGATATCTATTTAGGCATGGAGAGGCCTGCACTTATTTTACAGCTGGAGTACCTTGCAGATATTCTTATGAAGGCAGAACCATTGGCCACTGGTTTGGCGACAGATGTGCATGGACAG TTGACAATTTTAAACAGAGGAATGTGGGATGGGCAAGGGAGTTCCAGAAACAGGATATGTAATTTTCACTTCAGGGTCAAGGAGAACGGTGTTGAATATTTTTCTCCTGGTAGCAGGGCTTGA